One Streptomyces hundungensis DNA segment encodes these proteins:
- a CDS encoding enoyl-CoA hydratase/isomerase family protein, protein MADTVLYEVSDGLATITINRPEAMNAMNTEAKVALREAVRAAAADPAVRAVLLTATGRAFCVGQDLKEHVASLTADREAGTGQTMSTVREHYNPILTALTEMPKPVVAGVNGVAAGAGLGFALAADYRVVADTAAFNTSFAGVALTADSGVSWTLPRLIGQSRAADLLLFPRSVSASEAYEIGLVNKVVPADELAAAALAVARTLADGPTVAYGALKTSLTYGAGHTLMQALEKEDELQAKAGASEDHAIAVAAFLAKEKPKYVGR, encoded by the coding sequence ATGGCCGACACCGTGCTGTACGAGGTGAGCGACGGGCTCGCGACGATCACGATCAACCGGCCCGAGGCCATGAACGCCATGAACACGGAGGCGAAGGTCGCGCTCCGCGAGGCCGTGCGGGCCGCCGCCGCGGACCCCGCCGTACGGGCGGTGCTGCTGACCGCGACCGGGCGGGCGTTCTGCGTCGGGCAGGACCTGAAGGAACACGTCGCGTCGCTGACGGCGGACCGCGAGGCGGGCACCGGGCAGACCATGAGCACGGTGCGCGAGCACTACAACCCGATCCTCACCGCGCTCACCGAGATGCCCAAGCCCGTGGTGGCGGGCGTCAACGGGGTGGCGGCGGGCGCCGGTCTCGGGTTCGCGCTGGCGGCGGACTACCGGGTGGTCGCGGACACGGCGGCGTTCAACACCTCGTTCGCCGGGGTGGCCCTGACGGCGGACTCGGGCGTCTCCTGGACCCTGCCGCGGCTGATCGGCCAGTCCCGCGCGGCGGATCTGCTGCTGTTCCCGCGCTCCGTCTCGGCGTCGGAGGCGTACGAGATCGGCCTGGTCAACAAGGTCGTACCGGCCGACGAGCTGGCCGCGGCGGCCCTCGCGGTGGCCCGGACGCTGGCCGACGGCCCGACCGTGGCGTACGGCGCCCTGAAGACGTCCCTGACCTATGGCGCGGGGCACACGCTGATGCAGGCGCTGGAGAAGGAGGACGAGCTCCAGGCGAAGGCCGGCGCCTCCGAGGACCACGCCATCGCGGTGGCCGCGTTCCTCGCCAAGGAGAAGCCGAAGTACGTCGGCCGCTGA
- a CDS encoding DUF1003 domain-containing protein, giving the protein MGGTDRAEERTRAGGSSAVPRGRSRLDQPRSGRVRLLPEWDPEAFGRFSERIARFLGTGRFIVWMTLIIILWVAWNIFAPSSLRFDNYPFIFLTLALSLQASYAAPLILLAQNRQDDRDRVTHEQDRKQNERSIADTEYLTREIAALRMGLGEVATRDWIRSELQDLVKEMEERRNVFPPERAHGRDEGDR; this is encoded by the coding sequence ATGGGCGGCACTGACCGGGCCGAGGAGCGCACGCGGGCGGGCGGGTCGAGCGCCGTGCCGCGCGGCCGCAGCCGGCTCGACCAGCCGCGCTCGGGGCGGGTGCGGCTGCTGCCGGAGTGGGACCCCGAGGCGTTCGGGCGGTTCAGCGAGCGGATCGCGCGCTTCCTCGGCACCGGACGGTTCATCGTCTGGATGACCCTGATCATCATCCTGTGGGTCGCCTGGAACATCTTCGCGCCGAGCAGTCTGCGCTTCGACAACTATCCGTTCATCTTCCTCACGCTCGCCCTCTCCCTCCAGGCCTCGTACGCGGCGCCGCTGATCCTGCTCGCGCAGAACAGGCAGGACGACCGCGACCGGGTCACCCACGAGCAGGACCGCAAGCAGAACGAGCGGTCCATCGCCGACACGGAATACCTCACGCGGGAGATCGCGGCGCTGCGGATGGGCCTCGGCGAGGTGGCCACCCGGGACTGGATCCGCTCCGAACTCCAGGACCTGGTCAAGGAGATGGAGGAGCGCAGGAACGTATTCCCGCCGGAGCGCGCTCACGGACGTGACGAAGGCGACCGCTGA
- the sigE gene encoding RNA polymerase sigma factor SigE — MVGAPLDTTRADRGGAAAPVDRGGVLRRLLRSAGEPKSVTDIADRSRATSSATTATFADADSQAWTPPTWEEIVSTHSGRVYRLAYRLTGNQHDAEDLTQEVFVRVFRSLSTYTPGTFEGWLHRITTNLFLDMVRRRQRIRFDALGDDAAERLPSREPNPQQAFNDAHFDADVQQALDTLAPEFRAAVVLCDIEGLSYEEIAATLGVKLGTVRSRIHRGRSQLRKALQHRSPEARAEQQRALAGVAPGALGVAGEGMA; from the coding sequence ATGGTAGGGGCTCCACTGGACACCACCAGAGCCGACAGGGGAGGTGCGGCTGCGCCTGTGGATCGGGGAGGGGTGCTGCGGCGCCTTCTCAGGTCGGCAGGTGAGCCGAAATCCGTGACCGACATCGCTGACCGTTCCCGCGCTACCAGCTCCGCTACCACCGCGACCTTCGCCGACGCGGATTCCCAGGCGTGGACTCCCCCTACGTGGGAGGAGATCGTCAGCACGCACAGCGGTCGGGTCTATCGCCTCGCCTACCGTCTGACGGGCAATCAGCACGATGCGGAGGACCTCACCCAGGAGGTCTTCGTCCGCGTCTTCCGCTCCCTGTCGACGTATACGCCGGGCACCTTCGAGGGCTGGCTGCACCGCATCACCACCAACCTCTTCCTGGACATGGTCCGCCGCCGTCAGCGCATCCGCTTCGACGCGCTCGGCGACGACGCCGCGGAGCGGCTGCCCAGCCGTGAGCCCAACCCCCAACAGGCCTTCAACGACGCCCACTTCGACGCCGACGTCCAGCAGGCGCTCGACACGCTGGCGCCCGAGTTCCGTGCGGCCGTCGTCCTCTGCGACATCGAGGGCCTCTCCTACGAGGAGATCGCGGCCACCCTCGGAGTGAAGCTCGGCACCGTCCGCAGCCGGATCCACCGCGGCCGCTCCCAGCTGCGCAAGGCCCTCCAGCACCGTTCGCCCGAAGCCCGCGCCGAGCAGCAGCGCGCGCTGGCCGGGGTGGCGCCGGGGGCTCTCGGGGTGGCCGGAGAGGGGATGGCGTGA
- a CDS encoding O-methyltransferase, producing the protein MRQPRGQERAITANRQTSWAFADAFVAEDDALRWARDRAREASLRSVSPGTGAALRLLAATADAKAVAEIGTGTGVSGIYLLQGLRPDGVLTTVDPEPDRQAFAKQAFRAAGFAANRARFIPGRALDVLPRLADGGYDLVFCDGDRLESLDVLAESLRLLRPGGIVCFEGVFADGRTVDSAAQPAEVLRLRELLRAVRESTELVASLLPVGDGLLCAVRRG; encoded by the coding sequence TTGCGCCAACCAAGGGGACAGGAGAGGGCCATTACCGCCAACCGGCAGACGAGCTGGGCGTTCGCCGACGCCTTTGTCGCCGAGGACGACGCGCTGCGCTGGGCCCGTGACCGGGCCCGGGAGGCAAGCCTGCGTTCGGTGTCCCCGGGGACCGGCGCCGCGCTGCGGTTGCTCGCCGCCACGGCGGACGCCAAGGCGGTCGCGGAGATCGGCACCGGCACCGGCGTCTCCGGCATCTACCTGCTGCAAGGGCTGCGCCCCGATGGCGTGCTGACCACCGTCGACCCCGAGCCGGACCGCCAGGCCTTCGCCAAGCAGGCGTTCCGCGCGGCCGGCTTCGCGGCCAACCGGGCGCGCTTCATCCCCGGCCGGGCCCTGGACGTACTGCCCCGGCTCGCGGACGGCGGATACGACCTGGTGTTCTGCGACGGCGACCGGCTGGAGTCGCTCGATGTGCTCGCTGAATCGTTGCGCCTGTTGCGCCCCGGCGGAATCGTCTGCTTCGAGGGCGTCTTCGCGGACGGCCGCACCGTCGACTCGGCGGCCCAGCCGGCCGAGGTGCTGCGGCTGCGCGAACTGCTGCGCGCGGTGCGCGAGAGCACGGAGCTGGTCGCCTCGCTGCTGCCGGTCGGCGACGGACTGCTCTGCGCGGTGCGCCGCGGCTGA
- a CDS encoding sec-independent translocase, translating into MFNDIGPMELGTLVVLAVLIFGPDKLPKLIQDVSNIIRKVRSFSESAKQDIRAELGPEFKDFEFEDLNPKTFVRKQLMDNDDLGLKEIRNSFDLRKDMEEVADAVHGRETAPATTAANGSGTGSGTPDLLKKREKLDPGERPPFDADAT; encoded by the coding sequence GTGTTCAACGACATCGGGCCCATGGAACTGGGCACACTCGTGGTCCTCGCCGTGCTCATCTTCGGTCCGGACAAGCTGCCCAAGCTGATCCAGGACGTGTCGAACATCATCCGCAAGGTGCGCAGCTTCTCCGAGAGCGCCAAGCAGGACATCCGGGCCGAGCTGGGCCCCGAGTTCAAGGACTTCGAGTTCGAGGACCTGAACCCCAAGACGTTCGTCCGCAAGCAGTTGATGGACAACGACGACCTGGGCCTCAAGGAGATCCGCAACAGCTTCGACCTGCGCAAGGACATGGAAGAGGTCGCGGACGCCGTGCACGGCCGCGAAACCGCCCCCGCGACCACCGCGGCCAACGGCTCCGGCACCGGTTCGGGCACCCCCGACCTGCTGAAGAAGCGCGAGAAGCTGGACCCGGGCGAGCGCCCGCCCTTCGACGCCGACGCCACCTGA
- a CDS encoding DivIVA domain-containing protein, with protein MFWFLLIAMVVVVTAVTLAVVGGGGDDAAVLPDAGPEHLVDPLPEHRPVARADVEALRIPVVLRGYRMADVDDVLSRLGAELAERDARIAELQSAASPAGGGRPAPSPATIETESPSESPTEPSSDEEPRR; from the coding sequence GTGTTCTGGTTCTTGCTGATCGCGATGGTCGTCGTGGTCACCGCCGTGACCCTGGCCGTGGTGGGCGGCGGCGGTGACGACGCCGCGGTGCTGCCGGACGCCGGGCCGGAGCACCTCGTGGACCCGCTGCCCGAGCACCGCCCGGTCGCCAGGGCCGACGTGGAGGCCCTGCGCATCCCGGTGGTGCTGCGCGGCTACCGCATGGCGGACGTCGACGACGTGCTGAGCAGGCTGGGCGCCGAGCTCGCCGAGCGGGACGCGCGGATCGCCGAGCTCCAGAGCGCCGCGAGCCCGGCCGGAGGCGGCCGCCCGGCACCCTCGCCGGCCACCATCGAGACCGAGTCGCCGTCCGAGTCGCCGACCGAGCCGTCGTCCGACGAGGAGCCCCGGCGATGA
- a CDS encoding DUF3117 domain-containing protein: MAAMKPRTGDGPLEVTKEGRGIVMRVPLEGGGRLVVELTPDEADALGDALKKVVG; the protein is encoded by the coding sequence ATGGCGGCCATGAAGCCGCGGACGGGCGACGGCCCGCTCGAGGTGACCAAGGAGGGGCGGGGCATTGTCATGCGCGTTCCGCTCGAAGGCGGCGGTCGGCTTGTCGTCGAGCTGACTCCGGACGAGGCCGATGCCCTCGGCGATGCCCTCAAGAAGGTCGTCGGCTGA
- the folP gene encoding dihydropteroate synthase, whose protein sequence is MHSGTDRGTLRLGRREFTAYEPVIMAIVNRTPDSFYDQGATFHDEPALARVEQAVAEGAAIIDIGGVKAGPGEEVTAEEEARRTVGFVAEVRRRFPDVVISVDTWRHDVGAAVCEAGADVLNDAWGGVDPKLAEVAARYGAGLVCTHAGGVEPRTRPHRIAYDDVMADILRVTVGLAERAVALGVRPDGIMIDPGHDFGKNTRHSLEATRRLAEMSDTGWPVLVSLSNKDFVGETLDRPVKERVIGTLATTAVSAWLGARVYRVHEVAETRQVLDMVASIAGHRAPAVARRGLA, encoded by the coding sequence ATGCACAGCGGAACGGACCGCGGCACGCTGCGGCTTGGCCGACGCGAATTCACCGCGTACGAACCGGTGATCATGGCCATCGTCAACCGGACCCCCGACTCCTTCTACGACCAAGGCGCGACCTTCCACGATGAGCCCGCGCTGGCCCGCGTCGAGCAGGCGGTGGCCGAGGGCGCGGCCATCATCGACATCGGCGGGGTGAAGGCGGGCCCCGGCGAGGAGGTCACCGCCGAGGAGGAGGCCCGGCGCACGGTCGGGTTCGTGGCCGAGGTGCGCAGGCGCTTCCCGGACGTCGTCATCAGCGTGGACACCTGGCGCCATGACGTGGGCGCGGCGGTCTGCGAGGCCGGCGCGGACGTCCTCAACGACGCCTGGGGCGGCGTCGATCCGAAGCTGGCCGAGGTCGCGGCGCGTTACGGGGCCGGCCTGGTGTGCACCCACGCGGGCGGTGTGGAGCCGCGCACCCGGCCGCACCGGATCGCGTACGACGACGTCATGGCGGACATCCTGCGGGTCACCGTGGGCCTCGCGGAGCGGGCCGTGGCGCTGGGCGTGCGGCCGGACGGGATCATGATCGACCCGGGCCACGACTTCGGGAAGAACACCCGGCACAGCCTGGAGGCGACGCGGCGCCTGGCGGAGATGAGCGACACGGGGTGGCCGGTCCTGGTCTCGCTCTCCAACAAGGACTTCGTGGGCGAGACGCTGGACCGGCCGGTGAAGGAACGGGTGATCGGGACGCTGGCGACGACGGCGGTGTCCGCGTGGCTGGGCGCCCGGGTCTACCGCGTCCACGAGGTTGCGGAGACCCGCCAGGTCCTCGACATGGTGGCGTCCATCGCGGGCCACCGCGCCCCGGCGGTGGCCCGCCGGGGGCTCGCCTAG
- a CDS encoding S1C family serine protease, whose protein sequence is MNEQTPTGPKPKWWSRPQTARPHPAEPAPETYDLAPPTAPERETGEHPVDPAKPAPADLAVELGPAPNPTQPPVELASAPDPAPASTDPAVELGPTPTPADPAVELGPAPNPIQPPVEPGPAPDPDPSQDLPGEPLRESAPLKPRHAPDPYGTPPYGGPGPWAPAPPVQRPVPTPPAGTALPQQAPYAAPGVPRAPYAEPQNAAPLAPHTAPVAPPAPVTQWLRYDPWTAPGTPGAPGALAAGEPFTREGRAGDRKGRRGTLLVGGVLLALVAGGIGGGVGAYVERTGGITSVKLPQSGKEAQGRAPDSVAGIAASALPSVVTIHVTGSGESGTGTGFVLDNAGHLLTNNHVVKSAGNAGKISVTFSGGESVPAEVVGRDAGYDLAVVKVTGVSGMKPLPLGNSDNVLVGDPVVAIGAPFDLSNTVTSGIISAKERPITAGGESGDGTDVSYVDALQTDAPINPGNSGGPLVDSKARVIGINSAIRSAGNGGSESGGGQAGSIGLGFAIPINQAKRVAEELINTGKATHPVIGVTLDMKFTGDGARVAEQATDGKGSVVADGPGAKAGIHPQDVITKVDGQRVHGGEELIVKIRAHRPGDRLRLTLQRDGKEQELTLTLGSSS, encoded by the coding sequence ATGAACGAGCAGACGCCCACCGGGCCGAAGCCGAAGTGGTGGAGCCGTCCGCAGACGGCCCGCCCCCACCCCGCCGAACCCGCGCCCGAGACCTACGACTTGGCCCCGCCGACGGCTCCGGAACGCGAGACGGGCGAGCACCCGGTGGACCCCGCGAAGCCCGCGCCCGCCGACCTCGCCGTGGAACTCGGGCCGGCGCCCAACCCCACTCAGCCGCCCGTAGAACTCGCGTCCGCGCCCGACCCTGCGCCCGCGTCCACCGACCCCGCCGTGGAACTCGGGCCCACGCCCACCCCCGCCGACCCCGCCGTGGAACTCGGGCCGGCGCCCAACCCCATTCAGCCGCCCGTGGAGCCCGGGCCCGCGCCCGATCCCGACCCGTCGCAGGACCTCCCCGGCGAGCCCCTCAGGGAGTCCGCTCCCCTCAAGCCCCGGCACGCGCCCGATCCCTATGGCACGCCGCCCTACGGTGGGCCCGGGCCGTGGGCGCCCGCGCCGCCCGTGCAGCGGCCGGTACCGACGCCGCCCGCCGGTACCGCGCTCCCGCAGCAGGCCCCGTACGCCGCACCCGGCGTCCCCCGGGCCCCGTACGCCGAACCGCAGAACGCCGCACCCCTGGCCCCCCACACCGCGCCCGTGGCGCCGCCCGCGCCCGTCACGCAGTGGTTGCGGTACGACCCCTGGACCGCACCGGGCACGCCGGGCGCACCGGGCGCGCTCGCGGCGGGGGAGCCGTTCACTCGGGAGGGGCGGGCCGGGGACAGGAAGGGGCGGCGGGGGACGCTGCTCGTGGGGGGTGTGCTGCTCGCCCTGGTCGCCGGAGGCATCGGTGGGGGCGTGGGCGCGTATGTGGAGCGCACCGGCGGCATCACCTCCGTCAAGCTGCCGCAGTCCGGCAAGGAGGCGCAGGGCAGGGCGCCCGACAGCGTCGCCGGGATCGCCGCGAGCGCGCTGCCGAGCGTGGTCACCATCCATGTCACCGGCTCCGGAGAGTCCGGCACCGGTACCGGCTTCGTGCTCGACAACGCGGGGCACCTCCTGACCAACAACCACGTCGTCAAGTCCGCCGGGAACGCGGGCAAGATCTCGGTGACCTTCAGCGGCGGGGAGAGCGTGCCCGCCGAGGTGGTCGGCCGCGATGCCGGGTACGACCTCGCGGTCGTCAAGGTCACCGGCGTATCGGGCATGAAGCCGCTGCCGCTCGGCAACTCCGACAACGTCCTCGTCGGCGATCCGGTGGTGGCCATCGGCGCCCCCTTCGACCTCTCCAACACGGTGACGTCCGGCATCATCAGCGCCAAGGAGCGTCCGATCACGGCGGGCGGCGAGAGCGGTGACGGCACCGATGTCAGCTATGTCGACGCGCTCCAGACCGACGCCCCGATAAACCCGGGCAACTCCGGCGGCCCGCTCGTCGACTCCAAGGCGCGCGTCATCGGCATCAACAGCGCGATCAGGTCGGCGGGCAACGGCGGTTCGGAGAGCGGCGGTGGTCAGGCCGGCTCGATCGGGCTCGGTTTCGCCATACCGATCAACCAGGCCAAGCGGGTCGCGGAGGAGCTGATCAACACCGGGAAGGCCACCCACCCGGTGATCGGCGTCACGCTCGACATGAAGTTCACCGGCGACGGCGCCCGCGTCGCGGAGCAGGCCACCGACGGCAAGGGGTCCGTCGTCGCCGACGGCCCCGGCGCCAAGGCGGGCATCCATCCGCAGGACGTGATCACCAAGGTGGACGGCCAGCGGGTGCACGGCGGCGAGGAGTTGATAGTCAAGATCCGCGCGCACCGCCCCGGCGACCGGCTCAGGCTGACCCTCCAGCGGGACGGCAAGGAGCAGGAGCTCACGCTGACGCTCGGCTCCTCGTCCTGA
- a CDS encoding TIGR00730 family Rossman fold protein — translation MANPEGNPFPAEQRLEQRLGPVLRRRDQVQAGTTDQRLLDTEGDSQWVHTDPWRVMRIQSEFVEGFGALAELPSAISVFGSARTPAGTPEYEAGVRIGRALVDAGFAVITGGGPGAMEAANRGAREGNGVSVGLGIELPFEQGLNPHVDIGINFRYFFVRKTMFVKYAQGFVVLPGGLGTLDELFEALTLVQTGKVTRFPIVLFGTEYWGGLVNWLRDTVIAQGKASEKDLLLFHVTDDVDEAIALVTKEAGR, via the coding sequence ATGGCCAACCCCGAGGGAAACCCGTTTCCGGCGGAGCAGCGGCTGGAACAGCGGCTCGGACCGGTGCTGCGCCGCCGCGACCAGGTCCAGGCCGGCACCACCGACCAGCGTCTGCTCGACACCGAGGGCGACTCGCAGTGGGTGCACACCGACCCCTGGCGGGTCATGCGCATCCAGTCGGAGTTCGTCGAGGGCTTCGGCGCGCTCGCCGAACTGCCCAGCGCCATCAGCGTGTTCGGCTCGGCCCGCACCCCGGCCGGCACGCCCGAGTACGAGGCCGGCGTCCGGATCGGCCGGGCCCTGGTCGACGCGGGCTTCGCTGTGATCACCGGTGGCGGTCCCGGCGCGATGGAGGCCGCGAACAGGGGTGCCCGTGAGGGCAACGGCGTCTCCGTGGGCCTCGGCATCGAGCTCCCCTTCGAGCAGGGGCTCAACCCGCACGTCGACATCGGGATCAACTTCCGTTACTTCTTCGTGCGCAAGACCATGTTCGTCAAGTACGCCCAGGGCTTCGTGGTGCTGCCGGGCGGACTCGGCACCCTGGACGAGCTGTTCGAGGCGCTCACCCTGGTGCAGACCGGCAAGGTCACCCGCTTCCCGATCGTGCTGTTCGGCACCGAGTACTGGGGCGGTCTCGTGAACTGGCTGCGCGACACGGTGATCGCCCAGGGCAAGGCCTCCGAGAAGGACCTTCTGCTCTTCCACGTCACCGACGACGTGGACGAGGCGATCGCGCTGGTCACCAAGGAGGCCGGGCGGTAG
- a CDS encoding anti-sigma factor family protein: MSGTSPTPAEQHLGDRLAALVDGELNHDARERVLSHLATCAKCKAEADAQRSVKNVFARAAPPPPSEGFLARLQGLPGGPTGLEGDDGSGPLGGGRRAEGYFGGFGVLSHAPGGPGGPHVSRSDGFGYAPVGSHAPVVPDGPGGGFRIHEVGRPEQDRPGSAWRGRRFAFAAASAVSLAAIALGGTLPLGSTSGARAAGGGTNVVPLRSNTPSPSGSSAEDRRRGGVAAGFLSTMAAQPTAPTVPGIRTLNGMPAQNGPVRPLGGAFPAARLDGSSLPPLIRPAVATLPLTTTDLMTGPLGVTPSAPPAAPQHLAAPIAPGLPLVARR, translated from the coding sequence GTGAGTGGCACGAGTCCCACCCCGGCGGAGCAGCACCTCGGGGACCGGCTCGCGGCTCTGGTCGACGGCGAGCTGAACCACGACGCCCGCGAACGCGTCCTGTCCCACCTGGCGACCTGCGCCAAGTGCAAGGCGGAGGCGGACGCCCAGCGCAGCGTGAAGAACGTCTTCGCCCGGGCGGCGCCCCCGCCGCCCTCGGAAGGCTTCCTCGCCCGGCTCCAGGGCCTGCCCGGCGGACCCACCGGCCTCGAGGGCGACGACGGCTCGGGACCGCTCGGTGGAGGGCGCCGAGCCGAGGGGTACTTCGGAGGGTTCGGGGTGCTCAGCCATGCCCCGGGCGGCCCCGGCGGACCGCACGTATCCCGCTCGGACGGCTTCGGCTACGCCCCGGTCGGCTCCCATGCGCCCGTCGTGCCCGACGGCCCGGGCGGCGGCTTTCGCATACATGAGGTGGGCAGGCCGGAGCAGGACCGCCCGGGCTCGGCATGGCGCGGCCGAAGATTCGCGTTCGCCGCGGCGAGTGCCGTGTCCCTCGCTGCCATCGCGCTCGGCGGCACCCTTCCGCTGGGTTCAACATCCGGGGCCCGGGCCGCGGGTGGGGGCACCAATGTCGTGCCGCTGCGGTCCAACACCCCATCGCCGAGCGGCAGTTCGGCCGAGGACCGTCGGCGCGGGGGCGTCGCGGCCGGGTTCCTCTCGACGATGGCCGCCCAGCCCACGGCGCCGACCGTGCCGGGCATACGCACCCTGAACGGCATGCCCGCGCAGAACGGCCCCGTCCGGCCGCTGGGCGGCGCGTTCCCCGCGGCCCGCCTGGACGGCTCGTCACTGCCGCCGCTGATACGGCCGGCCGTGGCCACACTGCCGCTGACCACGACGGACCTGATGACCGGCCCGCTCGGCGTCACGCCCTCCGCGCCCCCGGCGGCGCCGCAACACCTGGCGGCTCCGATCGCCCCCGGCCTCCCGCTGGTCGCCCGGCGCTGA
- a CDS encoding DNA-3-methyladenine glycosylase I, translated as MSGTIPGPDGRPRCPWGLSTEDYVAYHDTEWGRPVHGDDALYERLCLEAFQSGLSWITILRRRDGFRRAFADFEIAAVAEFTDADKERLLGDTGIIRNRLKIEATVANAQALAGWAPGELDALIWSYAPDAATRPAPRTLADVPAVTDESTALSKALKKRGLRFIGPTTAYALMQACGLVDDHLADCVARGGA; from the coding sequence ATGAGCGGGACGATCCCCGGCCCCGACGGCCGGCCGCGCTGCCCCTGGGGCCTGTCCACCGAGGACTACGTGGCGTACCACGACACCGAGTGGGGCCGCCCGGTGCACGGCGACGACGCGCTGTACGAACGGCTCTGCCTTGAGGCCTTCCAGTCGGGTCTCTCCTGGATCACGATCCTGCGCCGCCGCGATGGCTTCCGGCGGGCCTTCGCCGACTTCGAGATCGCGGCGGTCGCGGAGTTCACCGACGCCGACAAGGAGCGCCTGCTCGGCGACACGGGCATCATCCGCAACCGCCTCAAGATCGAGGCGACGGTCGCCAACGCCCAGGCCCTGGCCGGCTGGGCCCCCGGCGAGCTCGACGCCCTCATCTGGTCGTACGCGCCGGACGCGGCCACCCGCCCGGCCCCGCGCACCCTCGCCGACGTCCCGGCCGTCACGGACGAGTCGACGGCCCTGTCCAAGGCCCTGAAGAAGCGCGGACTGCGCTTCATCGGCCCGACCACGGCGTACGCCCTGATGCAGGCCTGCGGTCTGGTCGACGACCACCTGGCGGACTGTGTGGCACGGGGCGGCGCCTGA
- a CDS encoding Mrp/NBP35 family ATP-binding protein, whose translation MATEDAVLEALATVNDPEIHRPITELGMVKSVEIGTDGAVAVTVYLTVSGCPMRETITKNVTEAVERVEGVSRVDVTLDVMSDEQRKDLASALRGGTAEREVPFAQPGSLTRVYAVASGKGGVGKSSVTVNLAAAMAADGLKVGVVDADIYGHSVPRMLGADGKPTQVENMIMPPSANGVKVISIGMFTPGNAPVVWRGPMLHRALQQFLADVYWGDLDVLLLDLPPGTGDIAISVAQLVPNAEILVVTTPQQAAAEVAERAGSIAVQTHQKIVGVVENMAGLPCPHCDEMVDVFGTGGGQKVADGLTKTTGATVPVLGSIPIDVRLREGGDDGRPVVLSHPDSPAGAALRAIAGKLGGRARGLSGMSLGITPRNKF comes from the coding sequence ATGGCTACGGAAGACGCGGTGCTTGAGGCACTGGCGACGGTGAACGACCCCGAGATCCACCGACCGATCACTGAGCTCGGCATGGTCAAATCGGTAGAGATCGGTACGGACGGGGCGGTCGCTGTCACGGTGTACCTGACCGTGTCCGGCTGCCCGATGCGCGAGACGATCACGAAGAACGTGACGGAGGCGGTCGAGCGCGTCGAAGGCGTCAGCCGCGTCGACGTGACGCTCGACGTGATGAGCGACGAGCAGCGCAAGGACCTGGCGTCCGCGCTGCGCGGCGGCACCGCCGAGCGCGAGGTGCCCTTCGCCCAGCCCGGCTCGCTGACCCGGGTGTACGCGGTCGCCTCCGGCAAGGGCGGCGTCGGCAAGTCCTCGGTGACGGTCAACCTGGCGGCCGCGATGGCGGCGGACGGCCTGAAGGTGGGCGTCGTGGACGCCGACATCTACGGCCACTCCGTGCCCCGCATGCTGGGCGCCGACGGCAAGCCCACCCAGGTCGAGAACATGATCATGCCGCCGTCCGCGAACGGCGTGAAGGTCATCTCCATCGGCATGTTCACGCCGGGCAACGCGCCCGTGGTGTGGCGCGGCCCGATGCTGCACCGCGCCCTCCAGCAGTTCCTCGCGGACGTCTACTGGGGCGACCTGGACGTGCTGCTCCTCGACCTGCCGCCGGGCACCGGCGACATCGCGATCTCGGTGGCCCAGCTGGTCCCGAACGCGGAGATCCTCGTCGTGACCACCCCGCAGCAGGCCGCCGCCGAGGTAGCCGAGCGGGCCGGCTCCATCGCCGTGCAGACCCACCAGAAGATCGTCGGCGTCGTCGAGAACATGGCGGGGCTGCCCTGCCCGCACTGCGATGAGATGGTCGACGTGTTCGGCACCGGCGGCGGCCAGAAGGTCGCCGACGGCCTCACCAAGACGACCGGCGCCACGGTGCCGGTGCTCGGCTCCATCCCGATCGACGTCCGCCTGCGCGAGGGCGGCGACGACGGCCGCCCCGTCGTCCTGTCCCACCCGGACTCCCCCGCCGGCGCCGCCCTGCGCGCCATCGCGGGCAAGCTGGGCGGCCGCGCCCGCGGCCTGTCGGGCATGTCCCTCGGGATCACGCCGCGCAACAAGTTCTAG